A stretch of Methylogaea oryzae DNA encodes these proteins:
- a CDS encoding multiheme c-type cytochrome: MKITKTLLLALGGLLMLSGLALAKSDTPDFDDLKAQYVKDHPGKGSHAEYWEPIPIQKYWNPRNFYKPPQTVSGEVARDACVACHQSTTPGAYHAWKGSTHANLDKIRNMPNSMDARYYKKDKLAEVEKQLVKQGLLQEGQQLTEVGCIDCHGGVGKQSIQHDKDLVMPDRALCGTCHTPEFAEAESEKNQEWPQKQWGKGHPSHAVDWAANVETAIWAAMPQREIAAGCDMCHYQQNKCDGCHTRHTFSAAEARQPEACATCHNGVDHNEWENYQTSKHGTVYQTQKKDWNFEAQLKDSFTKGHYTAPTCQTCHFEFKGEYSHNLVRKVRWAFNPTPAIADNLSHPWFQDRKEAWVETCSNCHSPSFGEAYLTAADKGTIDGLKVEQEAKKVVTALHKEGLLPGQKTNRPAPPKPEKDEAGGFFQLFWAKGNSPTHVERVYADMWEHDVIKLYKGIFHANPGGFTYTEGWSELMRDYAEIMDANTQLREKAAMKVGSASAAPVGNDQDKEGGMGRYVLGVALIGAGWMAMRRRKK, from the coding sequence ATGAAGATCACAAAAACCCTATTACTAGCCCTCGGCGGGCTGTTGATGTTGTCGGGGCTGGCGCTAGCGAAAAGCGACACGCCCGACTTCGACGATCTGAAGGCGCAATACGTCAAGGATCACCCCGGCAAAGGCTCCCACGCCGAATACTGGGAGCCCATCCCCATCCAGAAATACTGGAATCCGCGTAATTTCTACAAGCCGCCGCAAACCGTGAGCGGCGAAGTGGCCCGCGACGCCTGCGTCGCCTGCCACCAGAGCACCACCCCGGGCGCCTACCACGCCTGGAAGGGCAGCACCCACGCCAACCTGGACAAGATCCGCAACATGCCCAACAGCATGGATGCCCGCTACTACAAAAAAGACAAGCTGGCGGAAGTGGAAAAGCAACTGGTTAAGCAAGGCCTGCTGCAGGAAGGCCAGCAGCTGACCGAAGTCGGCTGTATCGACTGCCACGGCGGTGTCGGCAAGCAATCCATCCAGCACGACAAGGATCTGGTGATGCCGGACCGCGCCTTGTGCGGCACCTGCCACACGCCGGAGTTCGCCGAGGCGGAGTCGGAAAAGAACCAGGAATGGCCGCAGAAACAGTGGGGCAAGGGCCATCCCTCCCACGCCGTGGACTGGGCCGCCAACGTGGAAACCGCCATCTGGGCCGCCATGCCCCAGCGGGAAATCGCCGCCGGCTGCGACATGTGCCACTACCAGCAGAACAAGTGCGACGGCTGCCATACCCGCCACACCTTCTCCGCCGCCGAGGCGCGCCAGCCCGAAGCTTGTGCCACCTGCCACAACGGCGTGGACCACAACGAGTGGGAGAACTACCAAACCTCCAAGCACGGCACCGTCTACCAGACCCAAAAGAAGGACTGGAACTTCGAAGCGCAGCTGAAGGACTCCTTCACCAAGGGCCATTACACCGCGCCCACTTGCCAAACCTGCCACTTCGAGTTCAAGGGCGAATACAGCCATAACCTGGTGCGCAAAGTGCGCTGGGCCTTCAACCCGACGCCGGCCATCGCCGACAACCTGAGCCATCCCTGGTTCCAGGATCGCAAGGAAGCCTGGGTGGAGACCTGCTCCAACTGCCATTCCCCCAGCTTCGGCGAGGCTTACCTGACCGCGGCCGACAAGGGCACCATCGACGGCCTGAAAGTGGAACAGGAAGCCAAGAAAGTCGTTACCGCCCTGCACAAGGAAGGCTTGCTGCCCGGCCAGAAGACCAACCGCCCTGCTCCGCCCAAACCGGAGAAGGACGAGGCCGGCGGCTTCTTCCAGCTGTTCTGGGCCAAGGGCAACAGCCCGACCCATGTGGAGCGCGTCTATGCCGACATGTGGGAGCACGACGTGATCAAGCTGTACAAGGGCATCTTCCACGCCAACCCGGGCGGCTTCACCTACACGGAAGGCTGGTCCGAGCTGATGCGCGACTATGCGGAAATCATGGACGCCAACACCCAGCTGCGTGAAAAGGCCGCCATGAAGGTAGGCAGCGCCAGCGCCGCCCCGGTCGGCAACGACCAGGACAAGGAAGGCGGCATGGGACGTTACGTCCTGGGCGTGGCGCTGATCGGCGCCGGCTGGATGGCAATGCGCCGCCGCAAAAAGTAA